The window TGATTAAATCCAGAATGAGAAGTAGCAAGTAAGCTAGCCACCTGaataacacaaataaaaacacaagaaacaaCGTTAGCATGTAGCCAAAGCTAGTTATTGTCATAAGTGAAACTGAAACCCTGGCTCACCTATAGTACTCCATGTCGGCTGCCATTTTGGCTACAGAGGCCAAGTCCATGTCGGCCTGGGCCCAGTCGGGCAAGCCCACCAGCTGTTCGATAACGTTGTTGGCCATTTTCTGCATGAATTGCAGCGTTTGTACGTAGTCGCCACGCGTGGCGAAGATTTCGTCCAATCGGGCTAGGTGTTGATGAAGACCGCTCTTCATGTTGCCCATGGTGGTGCTCACCTGCAGCTCACCATGCAAAAAATAGTCCAAATTATTAACTGACATTTTGGAGTATAACATAATATACCAGGGAGTTGCAACTACTACAGCAGAAGgattcagtcaatgatgagtcagacacacacactgcaagtagcctagCTTGAAAACAGCGCTTGTTTACAATGAAATGGCGAGATAATTAAAAAGGCTAATAAATGCTTCAGCTGAGACTGCGTTGAGGCTAATAGCGTAGTCGTTTGTATTGTTTCCTGAGTGATTAGTTGTTATTTTAATCCCGTGGCCTCTCTAAAGGAGTTGATGGAGCTcattaatgttaatattttgcTCGGAAATGTCACTGCAATTCTGATTAATACAGAATAAagtaatatttgttttgttattgaAGACGATGCGCATGCTAATAGCGGAAATGTGATGTTTACGTAGTGGAAGTGGATGTTATTTTTGATTAAATCTGTTCCATGTAAAGATAAGTGGTTGaatattgttgttttgtgttaaatatatatattgtttgctAGTTTTGCTATATTTAGGGCGGCAGTTGTGTGagaatttgattttaaatgtaGAGGAAGATATGATTTTCCCTTTGGATTTTATCCGAGCGTCGTAATTGGTTTGAGTTAGTTGACGGCGCAAAGCAATTTCATGTTGTGATTTTATCTTGACAAGCTgtagaaaaatatgaatattataaAGCTACCGTGACATTTGGAACATTTGCACTGTCACACTCTTTTTGACGGATTTGACGGCGTTGAGCACAACTTCAAACAGATCCAAAATGGCTTCTTTCGACTTGTTTTGTCTGTCCTGTCATGAAATTTTGGGTCTTTTTGGGAGAGATTTACAActtttggtgcatttttgtCCATGGTGAACTAAATTTGTCACAAGAATATAAAATctaattaaactttaaagtggAAACTGAAGCGTGtaataaaaaaagtgtaagATCATTCCTTTTGATAGCAGAAATGTGACTTTATCTGCTTTCTATACACTTTCTCGCAATAAtaccaagtaaaaaaaacacaactgagTATTTTCCAGGTTTTATTACCATAATAATAACTATAAAATTGCTATCACGAACCTCACTGGGAAATTTACGGACGACTAAATGTGAATAAAAACCTTGTGGGTGTGCATAAATGTTTGAAGAGGATGGGAATTACTTCAACTAAAGTGCTCTATGGGGTTTAAATTGGGGTATTTGTCCATGGTTAAGTTTTCCAAGTTGAAAAAGTAAATACTTTCAAAAGATTGGGTTTTTTAAACGTGGGTATGGAGGTTTTGTGAGAACTATCTGCATATCTTTCAGACCGTGGCCAATCAGTGCCTTGCATATGGACAAAGGAAACGAGGCCTTTCTCCAATTGCAATGAAAGCTTCAAAATGCTTCCCTTTTGCACCCTCATTATAACCGCTTGCTTTCCCGTGGGGAACCAAAGGACACTGGGTTCTTTGTCCGGATTAAAACCAGCACTTTTTAACAGTCCATAGACGCATAGACTCCCTTCAGAAATCCACCGAGCAAGGcattaacaaataaaaaccgTCACATCCAAACCTAGTAGCGTTTTTATGCTACGTTCTACTGTCAAAAACATGGAAAGGGTTCTATGGGAGGatgtttttagatttattttgcagtttttaggCAGGTTTAAACTTTGAAAAGGTCAATTTTCAtgtcaaaatgctaaaaattaGCAACTGTGAACTTTTTGCGTTATACCTACCAAGCTATCCACGCCACTCAGCGTGTTGTTGGCATTGTACAGCGAGTATGTCAGTTGGTAGACCCCGTCGTTGGTCTCGCTGTTGCCGTAGAAACCCACACCCACGGCCACACTGTGAGAGAGGAACAGTCACTTGTCCAATCTTTAATGATTATATTGCCCATTGTGTCATGTTTGTATGAATACATTAGAACTAGCTTACTTTAGCCTGCAGGTAAATTAAACACAATAGTCTATAAGTAGTGGATAAAAAAGCCAAGAAAGATAATAAAATGCTGTTTGGAAAGTTTTATTGAACACAAATTGAGCCACATGCTAGCTATAATTCCACACATTATGACTTAGCATTAATGCCCTTGGCTAATCTGCTATTGTGTTGATGCTAAAGCTCAAGATTAGCGCTAGGCAGCGGTTTTCATACATCAAAATTGTGCttattcactttaaaaaagagAATACTATTTTGAGCTAGCGTCTAAGCCAAAGAGATCACAGACGGTGCACAACTGTCATGGCGAATAATGCCaatgcagaggataaagaagacGGGGAATAGAAAGgaaaactaaaaaagaaatggcagcagcaaaacaacaacaacaaaaacccacatagactaaaaaaaaagcatgaccaTCACATGTTTTAAAGCTAGGCCACCACTGCACTAGATTCAATTAGCCACTTTGCGCTTTAATGAGCCACTGATTTAACCATTAACCATGTGCCGTCACTTCCTGTATGTTGCATGTCTGGCAACGTTAGCGGCTATTTCCCATACTTTGCGTGCTATTGGCTGATAGCACTCCCCGATTCGGATCACGTCGTTGTAGCGGCGTACGGGTCATTGCGTATTCTGCGAGTGTCGCTTAAGGAAGTGTCCGCAGACTTTGCGAAGACATCTAATGAGATGGGGTCATGCGAGCTAGCTATCCGCTACAAAGTAAACGAGAGGCGGAAAGGAAATGCGTTGAAGGCATTGGCCGGTAAATAGAAGGACAAATTGAAAACACTGTGAGAATAACAAGAAGAAACTTGAGGGTAGAAACAAAGTATAGCTCAAATGTCCTTGGACAGTGTCTTTGAAAGACAAAATATAGActaatatatctatataaatgaATGGCAATAACATATAGGATGCAAAAACAACTAGAGAATAAATAGTATTAAAAACTAtgacaaataatacattaaaactgCAATAGAGTACTTTTTTAaaggtttgcctctgcatagttgaaacccaAATGGACCATGTgtcttttaaaagacaaaatatggaGTAATATATCCATATAAATAAATGGCAATAACATATAGGATGCAAAAACAACTATAGAATAAATAGTATTAAAAGTGATAACAAATAATGCattaaaactgcttttttttaaaggtttgcctctgcatagttgaaaccttAGTTGTGGCATAGTGACCCAATACTGTAAACTACTTGGTAAGATGGCTATGcaataaatgtgaaataaatataGTACGCATTTGCTTGTGTCATGACGTCATTGtagttttttgcattttttatgcgcatataagccttaccctcaattcagttattatttttttgtttggcaaAAGTTGTGTTTGTCTCACCAAGTGACGAGGCCCGCGGACACGGCCGCCCAGGTGACACAACGTGACGTATTTTTCTTGCCATCCGCCTCgacgccgtcgtcgtcgtctttgCGGCGGCAGCAAAGACAGCTCAAGTAAACGGCCAGGCAGAGCAGGTTGACGCCCAACGCCGTGGCCGCCACGCAACCCAGAAACAGCAGAGACTAAACGAGACCACACATCTGATCAATAATTCACATATAAGACAGCATTGTGGTTTTAAACCAGCATAGCACACAGACAATTTGACATATAGAACATACACAAAGATGAATAAAAGTTGACTATGGGccacatacacaaaaaatatcacTTTCTACTCCTaatcaatatatttatttacactttaaaaagtcaataacaccaacaaaacaactccattgaCCACATTTAACTGTATTTAAtcaccaaaacaataacaaaccaTTTGCCCTCTAGTGTTAATTCCAAGAACTGCAATAGACCGACTTCAACCATCATTTGAAGGCCCCCCATTCATTCCAATCATCCCAATTCCCCACAGACCACCAAAAACCCACATAGCAGTCCCCTTGGTAGCCCGCCACCTGAAGTTtgaacaccccccaccccccattgAACTTCCCACAACCTCTTCCTTGCAAGAATAACAACAAAACCGGCATTTTCTCCGCCTCGTTTGAACACCGTGATCAGTACGCCATCATCTCCACATCAGAAGGCCCTACAGAAATGAGGCCAACTGCATAGTGGTGGTGGGGGTTGGGGAGGGGGGGCTTTCACTTTGGATGCCGGCCTGCCCATCCTCATGCCGCTCTTCATTTCCACTCTTTCAACAACCCCCCAGCAATggcttcctcttcttctccgtCCCACCTTCTGTGAAATACGCTACTAAAATAGATCAGCTGAAGCGAGCAGATGGGTTTGAGCGCCCCCCCCCACAATCGTTACAACCCCCCCATCCGCACATCTTAACATCTTTTGCTCgccgagccatatgttcccgCGGCGAGTGTCATGCATCCCACCAGGAATTAAAAGCTCCGAAAAGAGGGTGAAATACCAAGATTACGGCAAAGAGAAACAAAACAGAAATGGTTAATGTAAACtagacatggctgtgataaatggaaaaagtagtttgttattgataaaaaatcatgtttatttgaatttttttcttactaagggaaaacatcttttaatgtattctttttaatctaaaaaagcaaaatatttgtTAATTATGCTCACTACTAAACtggaaaatatttgtacatcattattttcacatattaaaaaatgctttttgaactaaaaacactgcaaacagaaaaaaatattattttgcatgtaaacaaaatgcaattattgattaaaaagggaaaaacagcaaatactcccaattcacttaaatataaacataacataaacttaaaaaaaatactttctctggccgcacaaaatgacatgttggaccagatttggcccgcggaccaccactttaacacatcTGTGCTACATAAACaaactctgtgtgtgtgtgtgtgtggtctctGAAGATATGTTTTGAACTCATAAAATATTACGGCCCTTAACGACTTTCTGTCTCCATGCCGGTACTCGGCGTTCCCCGGCTCACGACATCCGGGCGCACGAAAACACGTCAGGATGGAACAAATGAAACGCCGGCCCGTTTCTATAGCAACCAGCAAAAAAAGGGGAACCGTGGGCGACTATTTGAATGGAGCAGCATGTGACGGCGCCATTCAAAAGCCATCTCGTGATTCCCCGCAGCCAAGACGACGCGCGGGAACGACAGAATGCGGCGAGCGATGGAGGCCCACAACCCATAATCGCCCATCCCTAATGTCAACAACATCCTAGATGGGCTCTTTGTTATCGCCTGggagaagaagacaaaaaatgtggGCTTTCTATTTTTGTGGGGAATTCCCAAGTCGGCCAGTCCGCCTTAGCACTTTCactacaaagttttttttttacagaaataatGCCTTTTAAATAATAAAGTATAGGGAAGAGAAGCACTTCTACTTGCTGTTAACTTGGAAAACATCTGCCAGGTTTTAATGGAATATATTTTTGCTGCTtgtaaatgtttgaaaaaaaatatgtgtttAAGTGAgaaaattgtattgttttattgttataagagagtattattattataattttattattattttaatatgagaaaaaaaagaaaatatagtcGATTTTAGGGCTGATGATGTCAATTATTAAGCACTAGTTTGATTGACAGATAGCATATAAGAAGAAACAACATTAAGCAATGAGTTTTACTATTCAATTTGAATTGATATTTCATCTTATATTCATGATACATATTTTTGAGCAAAAAAGCCAAAGTAAAATGACATTTGCACTTTGTTTACATCCAAACAGGGGGAATTTCCTCAACCTGGCAACCTCTCAAATCTAATTAAATCAAAATGATTAATTATTCtttcttcaaaaacattttctttagcATCTAGTGCATTTTTCCCAATCAGAATCTTTAATTTTATCAACATATAATTGTATTTACATATCCATAATGTCCTGTGGGCGTGACCAACTCCCCATCATCCATTATGACATCACAGATGAACCATCGCTGGCTTCTATCGCTAACCAGTGGCAAACATTGAGTTACTGCCATGATAATTACCCAGATAACCCATCACCCTCCCCCATCGGCGCCCTTCCTCCAATCGTCATCATCCTCAGTGAAGTGGGGGGGTTGTACCAGGGTCTTTTaggggggccattaggtcatggtgACCCAATAGTGGGGGGAGGAAGAAAGGGGGCTTCGTTGTGGCAAATTAGCTTGAAGAGGGGGTGACGTCCTTCCGATTCTCTGATTTCTGCCATGTTGGAATTCTTGTTTTGAGCCAGATCGCTCTTGGAAAGTCAACACTGGCGACCCAGAAGACTCGAGGGTGCCGGAAGCGAGTGTGCAACAAAAGGAGAAACCCACCCCCCATCACTTATTGTGGATTTTGGCCTCAGGAGGGCATGTTGTTTTGCTTCTTGTGTCTACTGCAGAGAGTGATGACATGGAGAGTCAGCATTTGGTTGTCTTAGGATGGAAAATAGGATAaaatgtgggatttttttaattgaaattaatATATTTGTGGCAAGAAAAAGCCAAGGGAGAGGAAAATTAGGATATGACAATACTGCAATTTTTTTAGatactttttaaatgcaaagtaGAGTGCTAAACCTTCCTCAGTCTACGTTGATTAGCTTTAATGACGAAAACCCAAATCATGCCTTGCTCATTAGCACCCATGCTAGGCTAAGCTACCTGTATAAAAAGGCATTGTTTAGGAAGTCCAAAACCGACTATGACGGAACACATGATGCCTTCTGCTTGACAAAAGCCAGAACACGTTGTCCGGTGAGGAATTCAGCCCACGCTGCAACTTTTCCACCAATGGGAAGGCCTACCCTCAGTCATCTGACCTCCACGACCTCTAAATTGAATTGTTGGCGCTCATTAagccaaacaaaaaacaagaatggTCAAAAGTCACATGGCAGATGGCCTCAACCATTATCCAAAATGTTACATGATACCACTTGGGATgcaatttaagagaaaaaaatacaattagaatatatataatatatataaatacacatacatgtactacatgtataatgtatacatgcacatatacatataatatatacatgcacatatacatacatatacatgcacatatacacatacacatacacacatatatgtatacacatatacacatacacacatacacacaaattcacATACACAAATCACTTTCTATTAATTGTGGATTCTTTTGGTTTAATTTCCTTCTTAACTCTTTGACAgcaccagacgtccaatccactaaAACTGGGAAATAACCTTATTTTATGCTTTGAAGTAAAACTTAACGATTCAAAGTatggttttcttttttgagGTTTATGAGCACGGAGACAGATTTAGATTTGATAAACAATGTTCCCTacattggactgattttaataTAGTAATATGGCTATTTTCCAAGTAGGATTTTAGTTATGTTATGAATCATCTGAAACAATGAATTTGTTCACTGTCACGTGAATTGATTTCAGAATGACCCCATTAAAAAAGTGCCATTCAAGGATGAAAAGTGCTTCTCGGGATGATGCTGACCTGCTGGTAGTCTCCATCTTCGGGTTCAAAGCTGTTGTCCACGGGCTGCAACCTCAAGTTGACGTGTGGGAAATTGTGCAGCCAGTAAATCCACCACGGAGCGATATAATCCACGCGTGAAGAAGACATCCCGACCCACGCCCCAGCCGgatccccccaaaaattccaAAAGTTATAAGCGTCCTCCTTCAGTCCCGTCTCTTGTGAGACAAAGGCAGAGATGACAACATCCTCGGTGCGTGCGTGGATGCTTGAGTGGTGgaaacacgcacacactcacgcaCGCGAGATCAAAACACGCAGTGGAATGCTTCGATCCAGTGGAAAGCCCCACTTGGTCAAGAATGACGAGCTGCAGCTTTATCCCGGGTGTGTGGACCCAGGATGCGCGTGCATGAGTCAGTGGGAGCGCGCACCATAGCCACGAGGTGACGCGACACGTGATGCTACGAGAGAGAGAGGTTTTGGGtggtcgtatgtgtacaagttttGGGCTCAATTGGGGAAATTTAAAGAATAGCTTTGGTTCCGCCTGGCGGACGAAGGAGGAAATTGCAATTTGGgagtgattttaaaaaagtggcGTTTAAAGGAAATGTTTTACTGACATCTAGTGGCGAATAAAGGTATTTAAAATGTTTGGATATTATGTTTTAAGTTATAGGATAAACTTCCAAATAATCTAAGTAAACATAAATGATGTTTCAATACGTCAAAATATCATCAATCTGTTGTTATTTATGTTCAACCTTGTTGAATGTTTAGCATGGACCTGACAGTTAATATCACATTAAAGACCaagacaaaaaatacttttgttttctccttttttatttgtattacaaTTTTTTGTACATATCATTTACTTCAGCTCCTTGACAGCCAGACCTGcggaggaaaaacaaacaaattagacCAATATTTGGTTAATTGTCAGGTCAATAAAGCGagtatttagtttttgtttgtttgcactgACCGGGTGGGAGAGACTGCTTGAGCTTCTCGGCCTTCTCCTTGTCGGTGATGACCAGTGTGTACAGAAATCTGCTGCAGCGAACCTTGAACTTGACATTGTCCTTGTTCTTCTTGATCTTAACGGCTGTGGacaaaaaagaatttaaaaataaggaaCTTTAAGGAAACAACTAGCAAAAGGTCACTTGACAGGTTTTATGGCAGGTCTGAATTGTTATTATATGTACATTATTTCAGGTTTAGTATATAATAGTACATTACATTGACGATATAAAGCAATTATTCATATTACAACAGGTTATGGATATGACTGGTACCTACATTTGTTTACAAATATCTGGCAATAATATAGTGATGTTacacatttgttgttgttgtttacataCACTTAGCATCCTTCCTCCTGGCTGTCAGCAGGAAATCTTTGATTTCTTCAATCTTGCGaggctaaaaacaaaacaagacaacTTAATTCAACACCCATGCATTAGATTAAGTATTAAATGTAGCTTGTTAGTGTACAAGTCAGCATGTTTGGGACCCTTGCAGCTCAGTCTCAGGAACAAATTAATAACATAAAATGGACGTCATGCATTATTGAAATCTTTACAACCCATACTCGAACTTCCACTGTTTGTGGCTGTTCTTGGTCCTCATATTCTCACTTTTATTGATCCGTAGTAACGTTAGCAAGACGTCTACTAGCAATATGGACGCCATGCTACTATAATTACAACTGTAACTCATGCTAGCTTCAGTTTACCCATTCAAGCACGACGTTTTCTCCCCAAACTATAGTTTAATTCACAGTTTAACCATAAAACAGATAAGTTAATGAGTTTGCAAGGACATGTCTCAATTTTAATTTGCTTACCATGGCGCCGTGTTAGCTAGCAGAATGCTGTAAGACACAGAAAAGAGACGGAGTCAGACAATTGCCTATTACTGAGATTATTGACAGTTTGTATGAAAAATGGATGCGCTAAGTATTTCAGAGGAAGGGGAGGAATATATGATTGTGTAATTATGTGGGTATTATACTTGGATTATGTGGATGAATGAAGATTTTGGAATTATGCTAACGTGAAAAATTGCGATGCTCACCCTGGCTAGCAAAGAAAAGGATGCAAAGGGGCGGGACTTCCGCTTTAGCATGTTATATACACGTCACTATGGCAACTGCGGAGAGCCAAATTTACTACTTTTTGGCGTATTTATCGCTGTATATATGCTAGGAAGCCTTTAAATATCAAACACAATATTTGAAAGAATTTAAAATACAGCTGGCATTCTGCAGCCTTGTTACATGGCTTCATATCATAAATTTTAATGCTGAATTCCAATATTCTACAATATTTACCTACTTTTTCATCCCTGCCACATCCCTAGTGCGCCAATATTTAATGAATGTACTGAATTGTGTTTAATTTATGAATTATTAAAATGATCTCACTGTCAAATCACTGTTTTTAGACAGGAATTCCTAGTCAGAGGTTGCCATGTTTGTGCATCTCGCCCGGGGGTGCCCAACTCCGTTCCTGGAGGGCCCCTGGGATATCAAAGTTATTATTCGAATTTGTTATTCACAAGAAGATGTAATTAGCATTCAGACTTTGCATCGTTTGCCCCCGATAACAACGGACACGCCCATTTATTTCAGCATAAATGCAGGTGTCAATCTCAGCCCAGTCGGTTGTAATGTTTGCTAATTTATGTCAGGACTTTAATGAGCCCTGCTTGAGTTTTCTCCTTTCAAATAAGATCAACGCATGTTGTCAATAATTTACAGCAGGAGAGGCCCACTCGAGGCGAGTACACCCGCTCGTTAAAGTATGAGTGACAGGATGGGTCCGTTTCCATGGAGACAGCACGGGAGTATCATTGAGGGGGCTGAGGGTGATTAGTAGTTTACAAAGTCACCCATTACCTTCCCCAAAATCAAGACAATTACAATTTATCTAGTATAAGACGTTccctaattcacaattttgacctccatattcagggttttaatatcgtgtacaaatattttactttgaaggaagAATCTGAAGGACATTTGTTAAACAGGAAGTTACGTTGGATTCAACCAGAGGTGGAAATAGGGGTCATGTTTTTGAACCCCAGACACAATGGAGGCCGTCGTGAGCGAGTGACGACATGAACAATTAAGTGAGttgtttttcacgttttatgcaagaaagATCTGGTTAATAGTTTCCCTTGGATTTCAcccatagacgtcaaaatagtatttttaaagcGTTTTATCCgtttatcttttctcaattttaaaataattgaccTTTTCGGCCGTTTTTTCCTACTGCGTAATGGCGATTCGGCTTTTTCACTTTTCAGTTTCGTGTATGTTTTTACATCCACTTAGCATCCATCCTAGTTTAAGTCAAAGTTCACATAAAAACCTTAGCCTTTATCCAGTCaacattttttagttacaaatacggtggatttatgcgaaaaaatactttttacaaCTGGGTCAAAAACACCATTTGTAATTTGAAATTAGTTTGACTTCATGAAGTAAATCAATACCTTGCGCGTTTATAAAAGTACTTGTTGAAAAGTTTGATGTGGAATTTTATCAAATTTCTCTATTCATTGTAAAAAGTTCACGAttcctgtgctttttttttctgtaggttGCAATTGTGCTGGCTTCCACGAGGGGGCGGTATTCAGCTGAAGATTTAGTATAAAGTGATTTTCAGGTATTCTAACATGCAGTCTattggtttctttttttgtgaaatgatTTACTTTATGGTCAATGTGAAGTGACAATTTCAAAgaagccaaaaataaaaaatatcaggCAAACCAGGTATatatttaggggaaaaaagctgAAGGCTAAAATTGTAAAGCTAAAGTGAAAAGTAAGTAAAAAAggtttgtatatttttacataaaatggctaaaacatacaaataaacaaaatcagATGGAATATTTTGAGTTACTTTGTAGTTAAACTGAATAGAAGATATACAAACACTAATTATGTTCTCATAAGCATTGCTAGGGGGCGCTGTGGAACCACCTGGTAGAATTCTACCTGTTTTGAGTCTTATTTTAAGGTTTAATAACTAAATGAATCAACCAATACAAGTTAACTTGAGACTATAATAGTCAAATAGAATAACGACTTTTCtctgttgtttttaatgtagaAAACAACTAGTATTTCAAGTTTATAGACAAAATAGATACTAGTATGTACAAATTGCATGTAATACATCTCAATAATTTGTTAGCATTGCTATAAAGTTTGAcctattcctttttttattcttaaatctTGTGCTCATGGTCTTTTAGATGTTCTCTCATTTagttttaatgtttaaattgaAGGCATGACTAGCCAAAGTGGGCAAATAATGGCATTATATCCAAGAGCAAAGTTGAAAATAGAGTCTCCGCCTCATTGTTCCAAACGAAGCCCTGCAGCCACGTTAGCGCTTAATCAGGGTATTTAAAGAACTTATCTCATTCTGTGATCCCACCCGTGCCCTAAGAATTCATATTAACATCTTTTGCTTCGGCGTCGTCGTCTAATTACCGCAGACAAAGCGCTGCTGGAAGGTACGCGGGTATTAAGAGGGAGTAATGATCCCAGGCAAAACAGCAAGTGAGATATGGAAACGTTGGTGCTAATCAAGAAGCCGTCACCCCCATGGAATTAAATCTCTTGGACTgtcagaaaaagaaatatttttgccTCATTGTCAGCATGTTGTCAGTAAAATTGGAAGGGGGTGGGGtctatttttttagatctagcATCATATTTGTGGTCtcttaattaaattcaattcaatttgacctGACTGGTTTATTGTAGTAGTCTTGTGGATGAGTGTTTAGCATGTTGGGCTCACAGTTTTATgttcgtgggttcaaatccaggtcagtttgTGGTGTATGCATGTTtgccctgggcctgtgtgggttttttttttcaggtactcTGATTTCATCATGCAAAAATGCAAGGTAAGATGGTTAATaacaacaaagacaaataaactaaaataaataaaaaaaataataaagaaaaataaaaagttgtggtggcccggtggatgagtgtttgcacattggcctcacagtggcggttctgggttcaaatccaggtcggtccaattgtgtggagattgcata is drawn from Stigmatopora nigra isolate UIUO_SnigA chromosome 18, RoL_Snig_1.1, whole genome shotgun sequence and contains these coding sequences:
- the rpl38 gene encoding large ribosomal subunit protein eL38, with translation MPRKIEEIKDFLLTARRKDAKSVKIKKNKDNVKFKVRCSRFLYTLVITDKEKAEKLKQSLPPGLAVKELK
- the ttyh2 gene encoding protein tweety homolog 2 isoform X1 is translated as MSSSRVDYIAPWWIYWLHNFPHVNLRLQPVDNSFEPEDGDYQQSLLFLGCVAATALGVNLLCLAVYLSCLCCRRKDDDDGVEADGKKNTSRCVTWAAVSAGLVTCVAVGVGFYGNSETNDGVYQLTYSLYNANNTLSGVDSLVSTTMGNMKSGLHQHLARLDEIFATRGDYVQTLQFMQKMANNVIEQLVGLPDWAQADMDLASVAKMAADMEYYRWLAYLLLLILDLIICLLACLGLAKRSRWLLTTMMLCGVLTLILSWASLGAQMAAAVGTSDFCVAPDKFILSQIKGVVGTDIVHYYVYCNQTLSNPYQQPLTLFQRSLTTMQIQIQSLLLFAVPLFPTAERDLVGIQHVLNSSEASLHQLTALLDCRGLNKDYLDAMVGVCYDGVEGVLYLCLFSILAACAFTIMLCAIPKAWRQIANRSVFGKKRLKMT